The Desulfatiglans sp. genome window below encodes:
- a CDS encoding ParB N-terminal domain-containing protein, producing the protein MELIDIKKIDPSLSSTGNSLARINSGSLPRASCVRGFIEPVVLRRCNGRFQVICGERRFRAVKEYTDIKSILARVIKVNDLEARCMCAAENLQREKLNHLFHKFMRQVGNIFNNLPKPLKWRSFYENDLPVLLDTSEDVLVTAIDHNLNRSQVGKAGWSCLG; encoded by the coding sequence ATGGAATTGATTGATATTAAAAAGATTGATCCTTCCCTTTCCAGCACAGGAAACTCATTAGCGCGGATAAACTCAGGGAGCTTGCCACGAGCATCATGCGTGAGGGGCTTTATTGAACCTGTAGTGTTAAGGCGTTGTAACGGGCGTTTTCAGGTCATATGCGGGGAGAGAAGATTCAGGGCTGTTAAGGAATATACTGATATCAAATCCATACTCGCAAGGGTCATTAAGGTAAATGACCTTGAAGCAAGGTGCATGTGCGCTGCGGAAAACCTGCAACGTGAAAAGTTGAACCACCTGTTCCATAAATTTATGAGACAGGTGGGAAATATCTTTAATAATCTGCCTAAACCATTGAAATGGCGGTCATTTTATGAAAATGACCTTCCTGTTTTACTGGACACTTCAGAGGATGTGCTGGTTACTGCAATAGATCACAATCTCAACCGGTCACAGGTAGGAAAGGCAGGCTGGAGCTGTTTAGGCTGA